The proteins below are encoded in one region of Aeromonas veronii:
- a CDS encoding helix-turn-helix domain-containing protein yields the protein MQEMSQHLATRLKALRAELGWSLDAAARETGVSKAMLGQIERGESSPTVATLWKIATGFRVSFSSFIEPTPNEQERTLYRVADAIRQQPAGEGMQVAPLFPYEGRFGFELFELTLLPGYQRESEPHEPGVTEHVIVISGAMEVLTDGEWRALEQGEAVRFAADRPHGYRNLGIAPAVFHNLIHYPARS from the coding sequence ATGCAAGAGATGAGTCAGCACCTGGCGACGCGGTTGAAGGCACTGCGTGCCGAACTGGGTTGGAGTCTGGATGCCGCCGCCCGGGAAACCGGGGTCAGCAAGGCCATGCTGGGGCAGATTGAGCGGGGGGAATCGAGTCCGACGGTGGCGACCCTGTGGAAGATTGCCACCGGCTTTCGCGTCTCTTTCTCAAGCTTCATCGAGCCCACTCCGAATGAACAGGAGCGGACCCTCTATCGCGTCGCCGATGCCATTCGCCAACAGCCGGCGGGGGAGGGCATGCAGGTGGCGCCACTCTTTCCCTATGAGGGGCGATTCGGGTTCGAGCTGTTTGAGCTCACCCTGCTACCCGGCTATCAACGGGAGTCCGAACCCCACGAACCGGGTGTCACCGAGCATGTGATCGTCATTAGTGGCGCCATGGAGGTGCTGACTGACGGAGAGTGGCGGGCTCTGGAACAGGGAGAGGCGGTACGTTTCGCCGCCGACCGTCCCCACGGGTATCGCAATCTGGGCATTGCTCCCGCCGTCTTCCACAACCTGATCCACTATCCCGCCCGCTCCTGA
- a CDS encoding NnrS family protein: MHQILDSRKEERIVPLFRLGFRPFFLLGALFSILAMMGWLGQLNGWFILPGLTNPIWWHAHEMLFGFGAAIVAGFLLTAVQNWTAHPGVRSWSLALVVGLWALPRVLLPWLGEGNIPLMLADLIWLPLCAWFLAKPIILTRQWRNLFFVPLLVLLTLLNGASWWWRSDWLITEHLLITTVLLFTTLIAVMGGRVIPFFTARATNTEKAIPRLWLERGALASLWLILLLWLLQPLAGINPLYTFPLYIVAASLHLWRQLRWRPATTLPHPLLWSLHLAYLFIPLGLLALAAQAAGWPITLSLASHLLSAGCMGTMILGMIARVSLGHSGRALKVGRRITAAFALVILSALMRVLIPQLWPALTLTGWNLSGWSWIAAYGLFTWVYTPILMSPRADGRPG, encoded by the coding sequence ATGCATCAGATTCTGGATAGCCGCAAGGAAGAACGGATAGTCCCCCTGTTTCGCTTGGGGTTCAGGCCCTTCTTTCTGCTTGGAGCCCTGTTTTCGATCCTGGCCATGATGGGGTGGTTGGGGCAACTCAACGGCTGGTTCATTCTGCCCGGGCTGACCAATCCCATCTGGTGGCACGCCCATGAGATGCTGTTCGGCTTCGGTGCAGCCATCGTCGCAGGCTTCCTGCTGACCGCAGTCCAGAACTGGACGGCCCACCCTGGCGTACGTAGTTGGTCGCTGGCTCTGGTGGTGGGGCTCTGGGCCTTGCCAAGGGTTTTATTGCCCTGGCTGGGAGAGGGCAATATTCCGCTGATGCTGGCCGACCTCATCTGGCTGCCACTGTGCGCCTGGTTTCTCGCCAAGCCCATCATCCTGACCCGTCAGTGGCGCAACCTCTTCTTTGTCCCCCTGCTCGTCCTGCTGACCCTGCTCAATGGCGCCAGCTGGTGGTGGCGAAGCGATTGGCTCATCACCGAGCATCTGCTGATCACCACGGTACTGCTCTTCACGACGCTGATCGCCGTGATGGGAGGCCGGGTCATCCCCTTCTTTACCGCCAGAGCCACCAACACGGAGAAAGCCATTCCCCGCCTTTGGTTGGAGCGCGGAGCCTTGGCATCCCTGTGGCTGATCCTGCTGCTCTGGTTGTTGCAGCCCCTTGCCGGGATCAACCCTCTCTATACATTCCCTCTATATATAGTGGCGGCATCCCTGCACCTGTGGCGGCAACTGCGCTGGCGCCCTGCTACCACCCTTCCACACCCCTTGCTGTGGTCCCTGCATCTGGCTTACCTGTTCATCCCGCTGGGCTTGCTCGCCCTCGCAGCCCAGGCCGCCGGCTGGCCCATCACTCTGTCGCTGGCCAGCCATCTGCTGAGTGCGGGCTGCATGGGTACCATGATCCTCGGGATGATCGCCAGAGTCTCCCTCGGCCATAGTGGCAGAGCCTTGAAAGTGGGCCGCAGGATCACGGCGGCTTTCGCCCTGGTCATCCTCTCTGCGCTGATGCGGGTCCTGATCCCTCAACTCTGGCCGGCATTGACCCTGACGGGATGGAATCTGAGTGGCTGGAGCTGGATAGCGGCCTACGGACTGTTCACCTGGGTCTACACCCCCATACTGATGAGCCCGAGGGCGGATGGGCGCCCGGGCTAA
- a CDS encoding benzoate/H(+) symporter BenE family transporter, which translates to MPLALPHLAAGLIAVLVGYTSSVVLIIQAATAAGADAAQVSSWLWTLGIGMGVSCIGLSLYYRVPVLTAWSTPGAALLITSLGNFSLAEAIGAFAISSLLITLCGISGWFDRLMRHIPAPLAAAMLAGVLLRFGLDLFKVAPQDPLLLGTLLAAFLIGRHCLPRYTMVLVLVTGMLLCTLRGELQLSSVSWQLSSPVWTTPTFSLDALLGIALPLFIVTMTSQNMPGIAILRAHGYQPATSSLITWTGLTGLLLAPFGGYAFNLAAITAAICMGKEVDPDANRRWPAAVWAGCFYLLTGCFGATVVALFSAFPNVLVTCVAGLALLGTIGSSLQGALQQDEEREAALLTFIITASGITLLGIGSACWGLLIGIVLHQVNRLRG; encoded by the coding sequence ATGCCCCTCGCCCTACCCCATCTGGCCGCAGGCCTGATCGCCGTGCTGGTTGGCTATACCAGCTCCGTCGTACTGATCATTCAGGCGGCAACCGCCGCAGGAGCCGATGCCGCCCAGGTCTCCTCCTGGCTATGGACCCTTGGGATTGGCATGGGGGTGAGCTGCATCGGCCTCTCCCTCTATTATCGCGTCCCCGTATTGACCGCCTGGTCCACCCCCGGCGCCGCCCTGCTCATTACCAGTCTGGGAAACTTCAGTCTGGCGGAGGCCATCGGCGCCTTCGCCATCTCCTCCTTGCTGATCACCCTGTGTGGCATCAGTGGCTGGTTCGATCGGCTGATGCGCCACATTCCCGCCCCTCTGGCCGCCGCCATGCTGGCCGGAGTGCTGCTCCGTTTCGGACTCGACCTGTTCAAGGTTGCACCGCAGGATCCCTTGCTGCTGGGAACACTTTTGGCAGCATTTTTGATAGGTCGTCACTGCTTGCCACGCTATACCATGGTGCTGGTACTGGTGACCGGCATGCTGCTCTGTACCCTCAGAGGGGAGCTGCAGCTGAGCAGCGTCAGCTGGCAACTCTCCAGCCCGGTCTGGACCACCCCGACATTCTCCCTTGATGCCTTATTGGGGATAGCCCTGCCGCTGTTCATCGTCACCATGACCTCGCAGAACATGCCCGGCATCGCCATTCTGCGAGCCCACGGTTATCAACCCGCCACTTCTTCCCTCATCACCTGGACCGGCCTGACCGGCTTGCTGCTGGCTCCCTTCGGCGGCTATGCCTTCAACCTCGCCGCCATCACCGCCGCAATCTGCATGGGCAAAGAGGTGGATCCCGATGCCAACCGCCGCTGGCCCGCCGCCGTCTGGGCCGGTTGCTTCTACCTCCTCACCGGCTGCTTCGGGGCCACCGTAGTGGCACTGTTCAGCGCTTTCCCCAATGTGCTGGTGACCTGCGTGGCCGGTTTGGCGCTGCTCGGCACCATAGGCAGCAGCCTGCAGGGAGCGCTGCAGCAGGATGAGGAGCGGGAAGCCGCCTTGCTCACCTTCATCATCACCGCCTCCGGGATCACCCTGCTCGGCATAGGTTCCGCCTGCTGGGGCCTGCTGATCGGCATAGTCCTGCATCAAGTCAATCGACTGCGCGGCTGA